Genomic window (Nicotiana tomentosiformis unplaced genomic scaffold, ASM39032v3 Un00291, whole genome shotgun sequence):
atgataactgggctcactATTTATTGTTGTGTCTAGGGAAGGATGTCCTAGGATCGTTCCCTCCTTTAATATCAATTATCagggttattgatgaagatgtaacggtaaaTATAAATGCCAGATTCTCTATAACGGGCCGTACCTCTTAATGCGGTggaatattccttattaaatgctactggacgcagagcatttaatacatcTTTATGAATGTTATCCCTTCCTGGGACAAGCGGATTGGCTGTGTTCAGTCTTCGGCCATCCCCGtattgggttccacgtgtctttcctttagatgaccacatgtcatatcatatttcaccttaTACAATCACGGCCCAGAAGAATTCCATGCGGAGTCTTTGCCTTCTGAATGGTATGAGAAAGCTTTCTTAAAATTGAGCCATTTGCTAAAGAATGTGGACTTAGTTGATGGTAAGCTACTCAATGTTAATGACCGTGCCAGAGTTTATGATGAGAGCTTGAAACAAAAGATGTCTACTTTTAAATCAGCGGCTAGGACATTTGTTGGGTGTCCGTCAATGCAAGAAATGATGAAGAAGAATGTGATGGAAGCATTAGCTGATTCACAATACGACCAGCCCGTGTATTTTAGTAAAGCTGGCGAGAGGGAATCGATTACCATTGATTCCCtcacaaaaaagtcaaacttctTGAATGTGTCTGCTCAACAAAAGAAGCTTGTCAGGCAATCAGTATGTGCACAGGCCACAAAGTACCCGATATGGACAGGGCACTCAGGGAGATATTTACTGGACTGAAATCTGAGATAGATTTTCTAAATAGTAGGTGTCCGAGTAAAGAAATTAAAATGGCGCAGCAAATGGTTGTAACTTGTCAAAAGTTTTTAGAAAGTGCCGCTTCTTATGACCCTGAATCCACTTCATGGATGTGCCTCGCACCTGCCAAAGGCGCGGAGTCACCCACTTCTAACAAGTGGGAAGATGTTCTTGAAATGTTTCTCGACCTT
Coding sequences:
- the LOC138903988 gene encoding uncharacterized protein; amino-acid sequence: MSTFKSAARTFVGCPSMQEMMKKNVMEALADSQYDQPVYFSKAGERESITIDSLTKKSNFLNVSAQQKKLVRCPSKEIKMAQQMVVTCQKFLESAASYDPESTSWMCLAPAKGAESPTSNKWEDVLEMFLDLINCLSEETKLTLEVKKLEVMKEGLYQIRDVLIDKSIGYKETRHQES